The window AGCTGGCGATAATCCTTCCATTAAATCTACATCTGGTTTTTCTATATTACCTAAAAATTGTCTGGCATAGGCACTAAGACTTTCTACATATCTTCTTTGTCCCTCTGCATATATAGTATCAAAGGCAAGAGAACTTTTCCCGCTTCCACTAACTCCTGTTATTACTACAAATTTGTCTCTTGGAATTTCTAAATCTATATTTTTTAAATTATTTTCTCTTGCTCCTTGAATAATTATCTTATCTTTTTTCATTTCAAAATTCCTATCTATTTTAATAAAATTTTATTTAATTATACACTATTTTTTATTATTTAATAAAATATTAGTTTAAAAAATATAAAAACAACTAAAGAATTATCTCTAGTTGTTTTATTTATTAAACCATAGGCATTTGAGGAGGTAAAGTATTATCTTCTTTAGTAATATCCGCTACCACTGCTTCTGTTGATAAGAATAAACTTGCTACACTTGCTGCATTTTGTAATGCTGAACGTGTTACTTTAGTTGGGTCAACTATTCCTGCTTTTATCATATCAACCCATTCTTCTGTTGCTGCATTGTAACCAAAACCAACTTCTGAATTTTTTAGTTTTGAAACAATTATACTACTTTCTACTCCAGCATTTTCTGCTATTTGCCTTACTGGTGTTTCAAGAGATTTTTTTATAATATTTATACCCGTTTGAATATCACCATTTTCTGATAATTTTTCTAATTCTGTAATAATTTGAACTAAGGCTGTTCCTCCTCCAGCAACTATACCTTCTTCAACAGCAGCCTTAGTTGCATTTAAAGCATCTTCTATTCTCAACTTTCTTTCTTTTAATTCTGTTTCTGTTGCGGCTCCAACTTTTATTATTGCCACTCCTCCAGATAATTTAGATAATCTTTCTTGATATTTTTCCTTATCAAATTCAGAATTTGAAGTTTTGTATAAAGATTTAATTTGTTCTGTACGAGCAATAATTTTATCTTTATCACCTTTACCGTCTACAATTACGGTGCTATCTTTTGTAACTGTAACTTTATTTGATTTTCCTAGCATATTAATATTTGTATCTTTAAGTTCTAAACCTAAATCAGCAGTTATTAGAGTTGCTCCTGTTAAAATAGCAATATCTTCTAATATAGCTTTCCTACGCTCACCAAAGCCAGGTGCTTTTACAGCTATAACATTAAAAACTCCTCTTAATTTATTTACAACTAATTGTTGAGTAGCTTCAGTTTCAAAATCATCAGCAATTATCAACATAGGTTTGGCGGCTTGCACTACATCTTCCAATACAGGTAATATTTCTGAAATATTATTAATTTTTTTATCGGTTACTAATATATATGGATTTTCTAAATTTGCAATCATTTTTTCTGTATCTGTAACCATGTAAGGAGAAATATAACCCCTATCAAATTTCATACCTTCTACAATTTCTAAAGTAGTTTCTAAGCTTTGAGATTCTTCTATAGTTATCACGCCATCAGTACCAACTTTTTCCATTGCATCTGAAATATATTTTCCTATTTCTTCATCTGCTGATGATATAGATGCAACTTGGGCTATTTTTTCTTTGGAGTCTACAATAACACTTATTTCTTTTAATTTTTTTACTGCTGCTTTTACAGCTATTTCCATTCCTTTTCTTATACCAATCGGATTTGCACCAGCAGTAACATTTTTTAACCCTTCTGTTATCATAGCCTGTGCCAAAATTGTAGCCGTAGTAGTTCCATCACCAGCAATTTCATTTGTTTTATTAGCTACTTCTGCTACTAATTTTGCCCCCATATTTTCATAGGGATCTTCTAATTCAATTTCTTTTGCTATTGATACACCATCATTTGTTATTAAAGGTGTTCCGAATTTTTTATCTAAAACAACATTTCTTCCTTTTGGTCCCAATGTTATTTTAACTGTATTAGCTAATTTATCTACACCTTTTTTCATACTTTGACGAGCATCTTCTGAAAATTTTATTTCTTTAACCATTCTTCACCTCTAAATTATTCTATTATTGCTAATAATTCTTCTTCGTTTAATACATAATATTTTTCGTTTTTATAATCAACTTCTTTAAAATTATCTGAAAATATTACTTTATCTCCTATTTTTAATTCTCCTCCGTTTTCTACCGATAAAACACTCGCTTCACCTATTGCAAAAACTTCTCCTATATTAACTTGTGAATTTTTTTGAAACGACACTATAATTCCATTCTGTGTTTTTTCTTCTTCTTCAAATTTTTTTAATATAACATTGTCAAATATTGGTTTTATCATAATTTTCTCCTTTAGATTTTCATAAATAATATAATAAATCAATTATTTTAAAAAGTCAATTTAACAGAAAACAAAAAAGCATTGTCTATGCAATGCATTAATCTGAAATAATTGGGTCTAAGTTAGATATTATTCTAGCTTTTCCTGAAATTTTAAAATTCACTATGTTTTCTTGTAAGTTCAACAATAAAACTTCTCCCTTGTTAATAATTTCTAAAATTTCTTCATTATTAACTTTTTTTGTAATTACTTTAACATTATTTTCTTCTGCTCTTATAATAATATAATTAAATTTTTCCATTTTAAATTACCAGTTTATAATTTTATTTTATACTCTATATCTTTAGTTAAAGATAAATTTTCTTTAAAAATTCCTGTTTTTTTACTTGTAACTGTCTTAGAACCTATTTTTTTTATACCCCTCATTGCCATACACATATGCTCTGCTTCTATTATAACATATACGCCTTTAGGCTTTAATTGTTCTTCTATTGCATTTGCAATCATAAGAGTCATATCTTCTTGTATTTGCAATCTTTTGCTTGCACTTTCTACTAATCTTGCTAATTTACTTAAGCCCGTTATTTTTTTATTGTTGGGTATATAGGCTATGTGGCAAACACCAAAAAATGGTAACATGTGATGCTCGCATAAAGAGTAAAAACCTATATCTTTAACTAAAATTGCTTCATCATTATCAGATTCAAAAAAAGTATTTATTTCTAATTTTGGGTCTACTCCTGTGTGTGATAATAATTCTTCATACATATTTATACATCTTTTAGGAGTATCTAACAGTCCAGCTCTTTCAGTATCTTCTCCTATATTTTCAAGAAGTTTTTTTATTAATTTTATTGATTCTTCTTTCTTTTTCAAATCAATCTCCTTATAAAAAAAGTTACCAATAAAAATATTAGTAACTTTAATTTTATTATTTTACAGCGTCTTTAAGTGATTTACCTGCTTTAAATGCAGGTGCTTTGCTTGGTGCTATCTCTATAACTTCATTAGTTTGTGGGTTGCGACCTTTACGAGCTGCTCTTTCTCTAACTTCAAAGTTACCAAATCCAATAATTTGAATTTTTTCACCCTTTGCTAAAGTTTCTTCTACCGTAGATACAAAAGCTTCAATAGCTACAGCAACTTGTTTTTTTTGCAATCCTGATTTTTCAGCAACTTTTGCGATTAATTCCGATTTATTCATTAATAAATATCCTCCATGTATTGATATAATGGTGCTTGCCATTTTACTTATTAAATATTACCACAATAATATTATTTTAGCAAGTCTTTATTTTAAAATATTACAAATTTTTATTCGAATTTATTTAATTCTAAAGAAGTAATTCCTGACATTAAATTTTTTGAACATTCTTTAACGTCAAGCCCTTCATATAAGACTTTATAAATATTTTCTGTTATAGGCATATAGACATCATATTTTTTTGATAAAAGGTAACAAACTTTTGTAGTTAAAACTCCCTCTGCTACCATATCTAATTTTTTAATAGCTTCTTCTAGTGAAAAACCTCTACCTATTAATAAGCCACAATTGTAATTTCGAGAGTGTTTAGAGGTACAAGTTACAACAAGATCTCCTATTCCACTTAAACCTAAAAACGTTAATTCTTTAGCGCCAAGTTTTTTCCCCATTCTTGTTATTTCTATTAAACCTCTTGTTAGCAGTGCGGCTTTAGCATTATCTCCTAAATTCAAACCATCAATTATTCCACAACCAACAGCTATTATATTTTTTAAGGCTCCTCCGATTTCAACACCCACTGTATCTTCATTTACATATATTCTAAAATATTCATTTTGAAATATTTTTTGAGCTAAGGAAGTTAAATTTTTATCACTTGAGGCTATGGCAACTACTGTTGGATGTCTTAATATTAATTCTTCAGCATGAGAAGGACCACTTAAAACTCCAACTCCTTTTAGCTTATTTTTATCTATAACTTCTTTTATAACTTCAGACATTCTATAATTGGTTTCAATTTCTAATCCTTTTGAAACGTGAATTATATATTTTGGATTATTTAAATATTTGTTAATTTGCTTGCAAATTTCTCTCATTGCTTTTGTTGGAACTGCAACAACAATCACTTCACCAAACTCAACTACTTCTTTAATGTTTGAGCTTGCTTTAAGAGAAGCTGGTAATTTTATATTTTTAAGATATCTTTTATTTGTATTATGTATATTAATTTCATTTTCTGTATTTTTATCACGAGAATAAATTAAGCATTCGTGATTATTATCGATTATAGCTTGGGATAAAGCAGTACCCCAACTTCCAGAACCTATTACTGAAACTTTCATTATTTTGCTCCCAACTTAATAATATAATCTAAAAATATTATAGCAAATTTTTAATCTTAATTCACTAAAAATATTAAGTTATTGATTTTAATTTCTTTTTCTTGTTAATAATTTTATTGGTGTCCCTTCAAAACAGAAAGCGTCTCTTATCCTATTTTCAAGGAATCTCTCGTATGAGAAATGCATTAATTCAGGATAATTGACAAAAAATACAAAAGTAGGTGGATTAATAGCAACTTGAGAAGCATAAAATATATTTAATCTTTTGCCCTTATCTTGCGGAGTAGGATTCATAGTTACAGCATCTACAACTACTTCATTTAATGTTGATGATTGTATTCTTCTGTGTCGATTTTCATAAGATTCTTTTATTAATGAAAATAAATTAAATACTCTTTGTTTTGTTTTTGCAGAAACAAAAATTATTTTTGCATAGTCTAAATAAGAGAAATTATCTCTAATCTTTTCCTCAAATTCTTTCATTGTTTTATCATCTTTTTTTATAGCATCCCATTTATTTACAACTATTATTACTCCCTTACCAGATTCGTGAGCGTAACCTGCTATTTTTTTGTCTTGCTCGATTATGCCTTCTTCTGCATTTATGACAACCAAGACGATATCTGACCTTTCAATAGCTTTTAAAGACCTAAGAACTGAATATTTTTCACATGATTCATATACTTTTCCTCTTTTTCTAATTCCAGCAGTATCAATTACTACATATTCTTCACCATTATATTTAAAATCACTATCAATGGCATCTCTTGTTGTTCCTGCTATTTCTGAAGCGATAACTCTATCTTTACCTAGTATAGCATTTATTAAACTTGATTTTCCGACATTTGGTCTTCCTATAAGTGAAAATCTTATTTTATTATCTTCTTCATCTTTTTCCATATTCAAATTATTTTTATAAAGAATTTTACAAACAGCATCTAGTAAATCACCCAACCCTAAACCATGCGAACCAGATATTGGATATGGGTCACCAAAACCTAAAGAATAAAAGTCATAAATCATATAGTTCATATCAAAATTATCAATTTTGTTTACTGCTAAAATTACTGGCTTATCTGTTTTATATAATAATTTTGCAACTTCTTCGTCATCAGGGGTTATCCCATCTCTACCATTTGTTAAAAATATTATAAGGTCTGCTTCGTCAATAGCTAGTTCAGCTTGAGCCCTAATTTGTTTTTGGAAAGGTTTATTTTCTATTTCTATTCCTCCTGTATCTATTAAAAAGAAAGAATAGTTTAACCATTCAGCCTTAGAATATATCCTATCTCTAGTTACGCCTGCCACGTCTTCAACTATAGAAAGTCTATCACCTATAATTCTATTAAAAATTGTAGATTTCCCCACATTTGGTCTTCCTATTATTGCAACTGTTGGTTTTGTCATAATTTTACCTCCTATTCTAATATTAACAAAAAATAATAGTAATAGAGTAGGATTAATCTATTACTATTAATTTTATTTATTAATGAATTATTGCAAAACATTAAATTTATCAGCTAAACTATATTCTGTATCTTCTGTTTTTAGATAAGTAGTATCAAATTCTTCTTCTTTATCTTCTACTTTAACAGGTTTTTCTTGTAGTGCTTTTATTGATAAAGATAATCTTTCTTTATCAAAGTCAACATCTAATACTTTTACTTTAACAATATCATCTTGTTTTAGAACGTTAGAAACTTTTTCTACTCTTTCATGTGAAATTTGAGATATATGTACCAAGCCTTCTACACCTGAAGCAACTTCTACAAAAACACCAAAATCAGTAATGTTTCTAACTTTTCCTTCTAAAGCATCTCCAACTGAAATATTTGCACGAGCAATTTCCCATTGTGTAGGTAATAATGCTTTTATTGATAAAGCTACTTTAACATTTTCTCTATCTAAATCTATAACAATAACTTTTACAGTGTCGCCGATATTTAGCACGTCAGTTATATTTTCAAATCTAGTATGTGAAATTTCTGAAATATGAACTAAACCGTCTATTTCTCCAATATTTACAAATACACCAAAGTTAGTAATTCTTCTAACTTTTCCTTCTAAAACATCTCCAACATTTATTTCTGAAAATATCTTGTCTAATTTTTTAGTTTTTTCTTCTTCTAAAATAACTTTTCTATTTAAAATTATTCTTCCTTTTGACTTATCAACTACTTCAATTTTAAAAGTATATTCTTTGTTTAAATGATTTGATAAGTTTTTAGTGAATTTAGTATCTATTAGTGAAGCTGGTACAAATGCTCTTATACCTTTTAAGTTTGAGATTAATCCACCTTTTGTTAATGCTGATATTTCAGCATTAACAAATTCACCTTTTTCAAATTTTTCAATTATTTCTTCCCAATTTAATTCAAGTAATTTTTTATATTCTTGATTTTCAATAGCTTTTCTTGAAAGATATATAATTCCTGGAACTTCTTCTTCTCTTTTTTCTCTATCTATTCTTACACCTGTTACAATAGTCTCTACTTCTTGACCAACTGAAAGAACTTCTGCTATTTCTTGAACAAATTTTCTAGAAACTTGATTTTTTAATATAACACAGTCATATTGAGCCCCTTTTACATCAACATAAGCCTTATCAGCATCTATCCTATATATAGTTCCTCTTACTCTATCACCTTTCTTTAACATTTCTGTACTATTTAATAATTCCTCAAATGAAGCCGTCATGTTACTTCTTTGTCCTCCTGTTACTCCAATACTAAAATATATTATACAATAAATTAATTATAATGTCACTAATTTTAGCATTTTATTGCTTATATTTTTTTATTTCTTCAAGCATTTTTATCTGATCTTCATCTAATCTATAATTTTTTAATAAATCAGGTCTTCTTAGATATGTTCTTTTAAGACTTTCATACATTCTATATTTTTCAATATTTTTATGGTGCCCAGATAATAATATTTCTGGAACTTCCATCCCTTTAAAATTTTGTGGTCTTGTGTACTGAGGATATTCTAATAAACCAGTAGAAAATGAATCATTTTTATGTGATTCTTCTTTCCCTAACACATTTGGAATTAATCGTGATATACTGTCTATCATAGTCATTGCAGCTAATTCTCCTCCAGTTAAAATAAAATCTCCAATAGATAATTCATCTGTAACTAAAAATTCTCTTATTCTTTCATCATACCCTTCATAATGTCCACAAATAAAAATCAAATGTTCTTCTTTTGATAATTCTTCTGCTTTTTTTTGGTCAAACCTATCTCCTTGAGGGCAAAGTAATATTATTCTACTGTTTTTTGATTTATTTAAACTTTCAACAGCATTAAATATTGGTTCTGGTTTTAAAACCATTCCTTCTCCTCCCCCAAAAGGATAATCATCTACCTGTTTGTGTTTATTATTTGCATAATTTCTAAAATCAAGAGTATTAATTTCTAATATATTTTTATTTTTTGCTCTTCCTAAAATTGAATGGTTAAGACTGTCAAACATATCAGGAAAAAGAGTTAAAATATCTATTTTCATTAATCTAATAGCCCTTCCATTACTTCTATAAAAATTTTTTTATTATTTATATCAATTTCTTTAACAACATCATCAATATAAGGAATTAAATATTCTTTTCCTAAATTATTACTAACAACCCAAACATCATTTGCTCCTGTTTGCAATATTTCAATGATTTCTCCTATTTCATTATTATCATCTCGATAAACTTTACAGCCTATTATTTCATAAAAATAATATTCGCCATCTTCTAAATCTTCTAAAAATTCCTCATCTATTTTTAGTTGTAAGTTTTTAAATTTTTCTGCTTCTTCTATACTATTAATTCCTTCAAATTTAACTAGATAAGCTCCCTTGTGTTCTCTTGCTACTTCTACTACTACCTCTTTTATAGTTTGATTACTCTTTGTTATTACTAACTTAGAACCCGGCTTTAATCTATTCTCTATAAAGTCACTGCTAGATATTATTTTTAATTCTCCTTTCAAGGCATGTGTATTTACTATTTTCCCTACTTTTAATCTCATTATTTACTTCTATGTTTTTATCCTTTCTCTTATTATATTTGATAAATTTTCAACAATAATAATAGATAAGCAAAGTACAATTAATATTGTTGAAGTTTTATTCCAATTCCTAAATTCTATATTATTTATAAGTAATTGACCTATGCCTCCAGCACCTACCATACCTAAAATAGTTGAATTTTTTATATTCATTTCAAACCTATACAGATATATTGATAAAAATTCTGGGAAGCAGCCTTTTAATATAATATTTTTATAACCTGAAAATTTTGATATTCCCATACTTTTAATCGACAGAAAAATATTGTTATCAATATTTTCTAAGACTTCTCCAAACATTTTAGTCATTATTCCTACTGTGTAAAAATAAAGTGCAAAAAAACTACTTAAATAACCAGGCCCAAATCCCCTAAAAAATATTATTGCTACAATTATTGGCGGTATTGTTCTGAATATATTTATTATAATTTTAAAAATCAAGGAAGAAAATATGTTTGATAATCTTGCTACATAAAAATAAGTTATCAATACTGTTGTAGTTGCAGCCAAAGCTGTTGAAGAAAAAGCGACTATAAAACTATCCAACAAAGCTCGTAAAGCTTTTATCAAATATGAAAAATCTGGTTGTAATAATCCAAATAACATATTTTTTAAATTTACTAGTCCAATTTTTATTCTATCTAAACCTATATTTAAGTAATTTGTACTTAAATATATACTTATAAATAAAATTAGAAGAAAAATAAAATTTATTTGAATATTTCTTCTATAATAATTATTTTTATTTACAAAATTAAATTTTTTACTTCTAAATAAATAGCTAATTAAGTCTATTAAAACTATTATTAAAATTAAAATTAAAATTATTAAAGAAACCCTATCATATCTGAGATGATTCAATTCTTTCCATAGCAATTGACCTATTCCTCCAGCACCTACAAGACCTAAAATACTTGCACCTCTTATATTAGATTCTAAAACTAAAAAAAATACACTTAAAATATTAGGTTTTAAATTTTCAAAAATGCCGACCTTATAAATTTTAAAGCGACCAAATCCTAAACTAACTAAAGAATCTATATGTTTTTTATTAATTTCTTCTGAATATTCTTTTAAAATTTTTGAAGATATTAAGATGCTTATTATGTATAAGCATAAGAATCCACTAAAATTCCCAACACTAAAAACACTAACCAATATAGAGGCGATGATTAATGATGGAATAGTTCTAAAAATAGAAAAAATTGCAGAAGTTATTTTTGGTATTGTTTTGTTTTCATAAAGCAAATTATTTTGTAATGGAAGTAGTAATAAGGTTGTAGCAACACCCAATATTGTAGATAGCAAAGCTATGAGTATAGTATTAAGTATTGGCTCATAAATAGCTGATACAAAATATAAATCCATAGGATAAAGTTTAGAAAAAAAACTATTAAGTCTTAATAAACTATTAACAAAATTATTAAAATCAAAAAAACTTATAATTGTAATTAGTGTTATAGCAAAAAAAGAAGTAATTTTAATATAATTTGTTTTTTTCTTATCTATATAATTCTGTAATTTCATTATCAGTTACA of the Gemella sp. zg-570 genome contains:
- a CDS encoding co-chaperone GroES, with the protein product MIKPIFDNVILKKFEEEEKTQNGIIVSFQKNSQVNIGEVFAIGEASVLSVENGGELKIGDKVIFSDNFKEVDYKNEKYYVLNEEELLAIIE
- the mtrB gene encoding trp RNA-binding attenuation protein MtrB, coding for MEKFNYIIIRAEENNVKVITKKVNNEEILEIINKGEVLLLNLQENIVNFKISGKARIISNLDPIISD
- a CDS encoding ABC transporter permease codes for the protein MKLQNYIDKKKTNYIKITSFFAITLITIISFFDFNNFVNSLLRLNSFFSKLYPMDLYFVSAIYEPILNTILIALLSTILGVATTLLLLPLQNNLLYENKTIPKITSAIFSIFRTIPSLIIASILVSVFSVGNFSGFLCLYIISILISSKILKEYSEEINKKHIDSLVSLGFGRFKIYKVGIFENLKPNILSVFFLVLESNIRGASILGLVGAGGIGQLLWKELNHLRYDRVSLIILILILIIVLIDLISYLFRSKKFNFVNKNNYYRRNIQINFIFLLILFISIYLSTNYLNIGLDRIKIGLVNLKNMLFGLLQPDFSYLIKALRALLDSFIVAFSSTALAATTTVLITYFYVARLSNIFSSLIFKIIINIFRTIPPIIVAIIFFRGFGPGYLSSFFALYFYTVGIMTKMFGEVLENIDNNIFLSIKSMGISKFSGYKNIILKGCFPEFLSIYLYRFEMNIKNSTILGMVGAGGIGQLLINNIEFRNWNKTSTILIVLCLSIIIVENLSNIIRERIKT
- the trmD gene encoding tRNA (guanosine(37)-N1)-methyltransferase TrmD, which produces MKIDILTLFPDMFDSLNHSILGRAKNKNILEINTLDFRNYANNKHKQVDDYPFGGGEGMVLKPEPIFNAVESLNKSKNSRIILLCPQGDRFDQKKAEELSKEEHLIFICGHYEGYDERIREFLVTDELSIGDFILTGGELAAMTMIDSISRLIPNVLGKEESHKNDSFSTGLLEYPQYTRPQNFKGMEVPEILLSGHHKNIEKYRMYESLKRTYLRRPDLLKNYRLDEDQIKMLEEIKKYKQ
- the der gene encoding ribosome biogenesis GTPase Der produces the protein MTKPTVAIIGRPNVGKSTIFNRIIGDRLSIVEDVAGVTRDRIYSKAEWLNYSFFLIDTGGIEIENKPFQKQIRAQAELAIDEADLIIFLTNGRDGITPDDEEVAKLLYKTDKPVILAVNKIDNFDMNYMIYDFYSLGFGDPYPISGSHGLGLGDLLDAVCKILYKNNLNMEKDEEDNKIRFSLIGRPNVGKSSLINAILGKDRVIASEIAGTTRDAIDSDFKYNGEEYVVIDTAGIRKRGKVYESCEKYSVLRSLKAIERSDIVLVVINAEEGIIEQDKKIAGYAHESGKGVIIVVNKWDAIKKDDKTMKEFEEKIRDNFSYLDYAKIIFVSAKTKQRVFNLFSLIKESYENRHRRIQSSTLNEVVVDAVTMNPTPQDKGKRLNIFYASQVAINPPTFVFFVNYPELMHFSYERFLENRIRDAFCFEGTPIKLLTRKRN
- the groL gene encoding chaperonin GroEL (60 kDa chaperone family; promotes refolding of misfolded polypeptides especially under stressful conditions; forms two stacked rings of heptamers to form a barrel-shaped 14mer; ends can be capped by GroES; misfolded proteins enter the barrel where they are refolded when GroES binds), whose product is MVKEIKFSEDARQSMKKGVDKLANTVKITLGPKGRNVVLDKKFGTPLITNDGVSIAKEIELEDPYENMGAKLVAEVANKTNEIAGDGTTTATILAQAMITEGLKNVTAGANPIGIRKGMEIAVKAAVKKLKEISVIVDSKEKIAQVASISSADEEIGKYISDAMEKVGTDGVITIEESQSLETTLEIVEGMKFDRGYISPYMVTDTEKMIANLENPYILVTDKKINNISEILPVLEDVVQAAKPMLIIADDFETEATQQLVVNKLRGVFNVIAVKAPGFGERRKAILEDIAILTGATLITADLGLELKDTNINMLGKSNKVTVTKDSTVIVDGKGDKDKIIARTEQIKSLYKTSNSEFDKEKYQERLSKLSGGVAIIKVGAATETELKERKLRIEDALNATKAAVEEGIVAGGGTALVQIITELEKLSENGDIQTGINIIKKSLETPVRQIAENAGVESSIIVSKLKNSEVGFGYNAATEEWVDMIKAGIVDPTKVTRSALQNAASVASLFLSTEAVVADITKEDNTLPPQMPMV
- a CDS encoding HU family DNA-binding protein; its protein translation is MNKSELIAKVAEKSGLQKKQVAVAIEAFVSTVEETLAKGEKIQIIGFGNFEVRERAARKGRNPQTNEVIEIAPSKAPAFKAGKSLKDAVK
- a CDS encoding NAD(P)H-dependent glycerol-3-phosphate dehydrogenase, which encodes MMKVSVIGSGSWGTALSQAIIDNNHECLIYSRDKNTENEINIHNTNKRYLKNIKLPASLKASSNIKEVVEFGEVIVVAVPTKAMREICKQINKYLNNPKYIIHVSKGLEIETNYRMSEVIKEVIDKNKLKGVGVLSGPSHAEELILRHPTVVAIASSDKNLTSLAQKIFQNEYFRIYVNEDTVGVEIGGALKNIIAVGCGIIDGLNLGDNAKAALLTRGLIEITRMGKKLGAKELTFLGLSGIGDLVVTCTSKHSRNYNCGLLIGRGFSLEEAIKKLDMVAEGVLTTKVCYLLSKKYDVYMPITENIYKVLYEGLDVKECSKNLMSGITSLELNKFE
- the rimM gene encoding ribosome maturation factor RimM (Essential for efficient processing of 16S rRNA), translated to MRLKVGKIVNTHALKGELKIISSSDFIENRLKPGSKLVITKSNQTIKEVVVEVAREHKGAYLVKFEGINSIEEAEKFKNLQLKIDEEFLEDLEDGEYYFYEIIGCKVYRDDNNEIGEIIEILQTGANDVWVVSNNLGKEYLIPYIDDVVKEIDINNKKIFIEVMEGLLD
- the folE gene encoding GTP cyclohydrolase I FolE, with product MKKKEESIKLIKKLLENIGEDTERAGLLDTPKRCINMYEELLSHTGVDPKLEINTFFESDNDEAILVKDIGFYSLCEHHMLPFFGVCHIAYIPNNKKITGLSKLARLVESASKRLQIQEDMTLMIANAIEEQLKPKGVYVIIEAEHMCMAMRGIKKIGSKTVTSKKTGIFKENLSLTKDIEYKIKL
- the rpsA gene encoding 30S ribosomal protein S1, encoding MTASFEELLNSTEMLKKGDRVRGTIYRIDADKAYVDVKGAQYDCVILKNQVSRKFVQEIAEVLSVGQEVETIVTGVRIDREKREEEVPGIIYLSRKAIENQEYKKLLELNWEEIIEKFEKGEFVNAEISALTKGGLISNLKGIRAFVPASLIDTKFTKNLSNHLNKEYTFKIEVVDKSKGRIILNRKVILEEEKTKKLDKIFSEINVGDVLEGKVRRITNFGVFVNIGEIDGLVHISEISHTRFENITDVLNIGDTVKVIVIDLDRENVKVALSIKALLPTQWEIARANISVGDALEGKVRNITDFGVFVEVASGVEGLVHISQISHERVEKVSNVLKQDDIVKVKVLDVDFDKERLSLSIKALQEKPVKVEDKEEEFDTTYLKTEDTEYSLADKFNVLQ